In Nicotiana tabacum cultivar K326 chromosome 2, ASM71507v2, whole genome shotgun sequence, the following proteins share a genomic window:
- the LOC142167837 gene encoding uncharacterized protein LOC142167837, with translation MRDVICDGPFVPTKTIGEPIVTVPKTKKEYNDVDHKAIEKNFRAKQILVCGIGPYEYKKILACQSAKEIWEALQTADEGITQVKQSKIDMLTTEYELFRMKDDESIQDMLTRFTSIINELHSLGKIILRNKLFRKILSVLSSSWESKVNAIIEAKDL, from the exons Atgagg GATGTCATCTGCGATGGCCCTTTCGTTCCCACGAAGACCATTGGGGAGCCAATAGTGACAGTTCCTAAGACAAAGAAGGAGTACAACGATGTTGACCACAAAGCTATAGAGAAAAACTTCCGAGCAAAACAAATCCTCGTCTGTGGTATTGGTCCATACGAGTATAAGAAAATCTTGGCCTGTCAATCTGCCAAGGAGATCTGGGAAGCTCTCCAAACCGCAGATGAAGGAATAACTCAAGTCAAGCAATCAAAGATCGACATGCTCACTACAgagtatgaactcttcaggatgaaggatgatgagtccattCAGGACATGCTTACTCGATTCACCTCCATCATCAATGAGCTCCACTCTCTAGGAAAAATCATTCTAAGAAACAAACTTTTCAGGAAAATACTTAGCGTATTATCTAgctcttgggaaagcaaagtcAATGCCATCATAGAGGCAAAAGATCTATAA